The Musa acuminata AAA Group cultivar baxijiao chromosome BXJ1-3, Cavendish_Baxijiao_AAA, whole genome shotgun sequence genome window below encodes:
- the LOC135636375 gene encoding U-box domain-containing protein 21-like: protein MVNIQMKSFDSPKPLQTSSHRSLFERFIPSPSRSALIRFAHSLPFPSLVLLLAAAAKLSLFMASPRRSHASNLKTNLALDVAIPTHFRCPISLDLMRDPVTASTGITYDRQSIETWQELGNTSCPVTGQQLQHQDLIPNHSIRKMIQDWCVAHRPYGIERIPTPTAPVNRAEVMDVLSEIATASRQGDVAACARSVAKVTNWAKESERNRRRLAFDGMTRVLAATFVAFARASSDVAVVRILEEVLAAMAMLLPLDEEAAACIGSSPESLKRLVSVLRCGDVAARLHAALTVKELLASGGARADAIAATKGMGEALVKLVKRPISSRAMKASLVSIFYMVNSDEKTATRIVDLGLIPVLVEILVDDEKSMCEKALAVLDGLLSCERGRENACGHALTVPVLAKKMFRVSDMATEFVVSALWKLCKDHKRGGRERCLLDALQVGTFHKLLLLLQVGCGEATKERVTDLLRLLNGYRGRIQCVDTMDFVGLKRPFE from the coding sequence ATGGTCAACATTCAAATGAAGAGCTTCGACTCCCCAAAACCCTTACAAACCTCTTCCCACCGCTCACTCTTTGAACGATTCATCCCTTCGCCATCACGGTCTGCGCTTATAAGATTCGCccattcccttcccttcccttctctcgttcttcTTCTTGCTGCAGCCGCGAAACTAAGCTTGTTCATGGCGTCACCTCGGAGAAGTCATGCGTCCAACTTGAAGACTAATCTAGCCTTGGATGTCGCGATTCCGACGCACTTCCGGTGCCCGATATCGCTGGACCTGATGAGGGACCCGGTGACGGCTTCCACTGGGATCACCTACGACCGGCAGAGCATCGAGACGTGGCAGGAGCTTGGGAACACGTCGTGCCCCGTCACCGGCCAGCAGCTGCAGCACCAGGACCTCATCCCCAACCACTCCATAAGGAAGATGATACAGGACTGGTGCGTCGCCCACCGGCCCTACGGGATCGAGAGGATTCCCACGCCCACGGCACCTGTGAACAGAGCCGAGGTCATGGACGTCCTGTCCGAGATCGCCACGGCCAGCCGGCAAGGCGACGTCGCCGCGTGCGCGCGATCGGTGGCCAAGGTCACGAactgggccaaggagagcgagcgGAACCGGCGGCGCTTGGCGTTCGATGGCATGACCCGGGTGCTTGCCGCCACGTTCGTCGCCTTTGCCCGTGCGTCTTCCGACGTCGCGGTGGTGCGGATTCTGGAGGAAGTGTTGGCGGCAATGGCGATGCTGCTGCCGCTCGACGAGGAAGCTGCTGCTTGCATCGGCTCCTCGCCCGAGTCCCTGAAACGCTTGGTCTCGGTCCTCAGGTGCGGAGATGTGGCCGCAAGGCTGCACGCGGCGTTGACGGTCAAGGAGCTCCTCGCGTCCGGCGGGGCACGAGCGGACGCCATCGCCGCGACCAAGGGGATGGGAGAAGCACTGGTCAAGCTGGTCAAAAGGCCCATCTCCTCCCGCGCCATGAAGGCGTCTCTCGTCTCCATCTTCTACATGGTTAACTCCGACGAGAAGACTGCAACGAGAATCGTCGATCTGGGATTGATCCCTGTGCTCGTGGAGATCCTCGTCGACGACGAGAAGAGCATGTGCGAGAAGGCATTGGCTGTACTCGATGGGCTGCTAAGCTGCGAGCGCGGTAGAGAAAATGCCTGCGGCCACGCCCTGACGGTGCCGGTGCTAGCGAAGAAGATGTTTCGCGTGTCAGACATGGCCACCGAGTTCGTGGTGTCAGCCCTGTGGAAGCTCTGCAAGGATCACAAAAGAGGAGGGAGGGAGAGGTGTTTGCTTGATGCTCTTCAAGTGGGGACCTTTCACAAGCTCCTACTTCTCCTGCAGGTCGGGTGCGGTGAGGCAACCAAAGAGAGAGTCACCGATCTTCTCAGGCTATTGAATGGTTACAGGGGAAGGATTCAGTGCGTTGACACCATGGATTTCGTGGGACTCAAGAGGCCTTTCGAATGA
- the LOC135615320 gene encoding 20 kDa chaperonin, chloroplastic-like, protein MAALQPYGCGVVGARGMPLFEGLRLAPSIAPLASSVGIPMVGLNRRGFPGLVVKAATVVAPKYTSIKPLGDRVLVKIKSLEEKTSGGILLPTTAQSKPQGGEVVAVGEGRTIGPKQIDISVQAGKQVVYMKYAGTELEFNGSNHVLLKENDILGILETDDIKDLKPLNDRVLIKVAEAEEKTAGGLLLTEAAKEKPSVGTVIDVGPGPLDEVGNRKPLKISPGSTILYSKYAGSEFKSADGADYIVLRASDVIAVLPSY, encoded by the exons ATGGCGGCCTTGCAGCCATATGGATGCGGCGTGGTAGGAGCGAGGGGGATGCCCTTGTTTGAGGGTCTCCGCCTCGCCCCATCCATCGCTCCTCTTGCTTCTTCGGTTGGAATCCCCATGGTGGGGCTCAACCGGAGGGGCTTCCCTGGCCTCGTTGTCAAGGCTGCGACGGTTGTTGCTCCGAAG TACACATCCATCAAACCTTTGGGTGATAGAGTGCTAGTTAAGATTAAATCCTTGGAGGAGAAAACCAGTGGTGGAATACTGCTTCCAACAACTGCCCAGTCAAAACCTCAAGGGGGTGAAGTTGTTGCTGTTGGGGAAGGTAGAACAATTGGACCAAAGCAAATAGATATCAGTGTTCAG GCTGGTAAACAGGTGGTCTATATGAAGTATGCAGGAACAGAGCTTGAATTTAATGGATCTAATCATGTTTTGTTGAAGGAAAATGATATACTGGGTATTCTTGAAACTGATGATATTAAGGACCTCAAGCCGCTTAATGACCGAGTTCTAATTAAG gTTGCGGAAGCTGAAGAGAAGACTGCTGGTGGATTACTGTTGACTGAAGCTGCAAAGGAAAAGCCCTCGGTGGGGACG GTGATCGATGTCGGCCCCGGCCCATTGGACGAGGTAGGCAATAGAAAACCATTGAAGATCAGCCCTGGGAGTACCATTTTGTATTCTAAGTATGCTGGGAGTGAGTTCAAGAGTGCTGATGGTGCTGATTACATTGTTTTGAgagcatctgatgtgattgctgtcCTCCCTTCGTATTGA
- the LOC135615327 gene encoding 3-ketoacyl-CoA synthase 10-like, protein MGRRRDMAGEHTLLSTEIVNRGVEASGPDAGSPTFSVRVRRRLPDFLQSVNLKYVKLGYHYLISHAVYLVTVPVLVVVFSAEVGSLTREALWRKVWEETSYDLATVLAFFGVLAFTVAVYFMSKPRPIYLVDFACYRPSDDLKVSNEEFVELARKSGKFDEESLAFQSRILKNSGIGDESYVPRSIFSPGNCATMKEGRAEASMAMFGALDELFQKCRVRPKDVGVLVVNCSLFNPTPSLSAMIVNHYKMRGTILSYNLGGMGCSAGVVALDLARDMLQANPSSYAVVVSTEAVSFTWYAGRNRSMLIPNCFFRMGCSAVLLSNRRRDFRRAKYRLEHIVRTHKGADERSFRCVYQEEDQQRIKGLSISRDLMEVGGHALKVNITTLGPLVLPFSEQLLFFATLLYRYPFPKPTTTTTTTKPYIPDYKLAFEHFCIHAASKAVLDALQTNLELEDRHMEASRAALHRFGNTSSSSIWYELAYLEAKGRVRRGDRVWQIAFGSGFKCNSAVWKAMRRVPRLSTNNPWLDCADRYPVGL, encoded by the exons ATGGGGAGAAGGAGAGACATGGCGGGCGAGCACACCCTCCTGTCGACGGAGATCGTCAACCGGGGGGTGGAGGCCTCCGGTCCCGACGCTGGCTCGCCGACCTTTTCGGTCAGGGTGCGCCGGAGGCTGCCGGACTTCCTCCAGTCGGTGAACCTCAAGTACGTCAAGCTGGGCTACCACTATCTCATCAGCCACGCCGTGTACTTGGTCACCGTTCCGGTGCTCGTCGTGGTGTTCAGCGCGGAGGTCGGCAGCTTGACCCGGGAGGCGCTGTGGCGGAAGGTGTGGGAGGAGACGAGCTACGACCTCGCCACTGTGCTCGCCTTCTTCGGCGTGCTCGCCTTCACCGTCGCCGTCTACTTCATGTCGAAGCCGAGGCCCATCTACCTCGTCGACTTCGCCTGTTACCGTCCCTCTGATGATCTCAAG GTGTCGAACGAGGAGTTTGTGGAACTGGCGAGGAAGTCCGGCAAGTTCGACGAGGAGAGCCTGGCGTTCCAATCCCGGATCTTGAAGAACTCGGGCATCGGCGACGAGAGCTACGTCCCCAGGTCTATCTTCTCCCCTGGCAACTGCGCCACCATGAAGGAGGGCCGCGCGGAGGCGTCGATGGCCATGTTCGGCGCCCTGGACGAGCTCTTCCAGAAGTGCCGCGTCCGGCCCAAGGACGTCGGCGTCCTCGTCGTCAATTGCAGCCTTTTCAACCCCACGCCGTCTCTCTCCGCCATGATCGTGAACCACTACAAGATGCGGGGTACCATCTTGAGCTACAACCTCGGCGGGATGGGGTGCAGCGCCGGCGTCGTGGCGCTCGACCTGGCACGCGATATGCTGCAGGCCAACCCCAGCAGCTACGCCGTCGTGGTGAGCACCGAGGCGGTGTCCTTCACCTGGTACGCTGGTCGCAACCGCTCCATGCTCATACCCAACTGCTTCTTCCGCATGGGGTGCTCCGCGGTGCTGCTCTCCAACCGACGCCGCGACTTCCGCCGGGCCAAGTACCGCCTTGAGCACATCGTGAGGACCCACAAGGGCGCCGATGAACGGAGCTTCAG GTGCGTGTATCAGGAGGAGGACCAGCAAAGAATCAAGGGCCTCTCCATCAGCCGTGACCTCATGGAGGTCGGCGGGCATGCACTCAAGGTCAACATCACCACCCTCGGCCCCCTCGTCCTCCCTTTCTCCGAGCAGCTCCTCTTCTTCGCCACCCTTCTCTACCGCTACCCCTTCCCCAAACCAACAACAACAACCACCACCACCAAGCCTTACATTCCCGACTACAAGCTCGCGTTCGAACACTTCTGCATCCACGCGGCGAGCAAGGCGGTGCTGGACGCGTTACAGACCAACCTGGAGCTGGAGGACCGCCACATGGAGGCCTCCCGCGCCGCCCTTCACCGCTTCGGCAACACGTCTAGCAGCAGCATCTGGTACGAGCTCGCCTACCTCGAGGCCAAGGGCCGGGTGCGGCGCGGCGACCGGGTGTGGCAGATCGCCTTCGGGTCCGGCTTCAAGTGTAACAGCGCGGTGTGGAAGGCGATGCGGCGCGTTCCCAGGCTGAGCACGAACAACCCCTGGCTCGACTGCGCCGACCGCTACCCGGTCGGCCTCTAG